In one Solanum dulcamara chromosome 1, daSolDulc1.2, whole genome shotgun sequence genomic region, the following are encoded:
- the LOC129886148 gene encoding protein TIC 20-II, chloroplastic gives MASIPLLRFTPSTPRLLPHPLKPNFLQSRTRIQTRPKPASISAAYNPIPATDRLISAVAYFLPFFNGLQYGRFLFTQYPTLALPFQPILPLLSLYRSLPYASFVTFFALYLGIVRNENLNRYPRFNALQAVVLDVLLVLPMLIQRIFSPGQSGIGLIFTVWMHNGLFVFVVGCFVYGLVSSILGKTPYLPFVTEAANRQM, from the coding sequence ATGGCTTCCATTCCTCTTCTTCGTTTCACTCCCAGTACCCCTCGCCTTCTACCCCACCCCCTCAAACCCAATTTCCTCCAAAGCCGAACCCGAATTCAGACCCGACCCAAACCCGCTTCCATCTCCGCCGCTTATAACCCAATCCCGGCCACCGACCGCCTTATCTCCGCCGTCGCTTACTTCCTTCCCTTCTTCAACGGCCTTCAATACGGCCGTTTCCTTTTCACTCAATACCCAACCCTTGCACTTCCATTTCAACCCATTCTTCCTCTTCTCTCACTCTACCGTTCTCTCCCTTACGCTAGCTTCGTCACTTTCTTTGCTCTCTACTTAGGTATTGTAAGGAATGAGAATCTGAACCGGTACCCCCGGTTCAACGCCCTGCAGGCGGTGGTGCTCGACGTTCTACTGGTGCTTCCGATGTTGATTCAGAGGATTTTCTCACCGGGTCAATCGGGTATTGGGCTGATATTTACGGTTTGGATGCATAATGGGCTTTTTGTGTTTGTTGTGGGCTGTTTTGTTTATGGGCTTGTTTCTTCTATACTTGGAAAAACTCCTTACTTGCCTTTTGTTACTGAAGCTGCAAATAGGCAAATGTAG
- the LOC129898699 gene encoding pentatricopeptide repeat-containing protein At4g39952, mitochondrial, with translation MFRNKLQNLHHKINTFLSINGSSSSDLKSLLQSHAFVITTGHTHNVYIAAKLISLYASNKNLISSRKVFDFITFKDPFLWNSIIKAYFSNGKYTESLEFYSSMRGFNALPNQFTIPMVVSACAELVLVEIGREIHGLVLKLNLFDNNCAAGASLVYMYSKCGVMEYASDVFDEIPVRDVVSWTAIIKGYVENGESSKGLEYFCLMCKNGEGEVRPNFRTLEGGFQACGNLGALVEGKCFHGLAMKSGFGCYQVVQSSVLSMYSKCGSVEETCRSFCEVDEKDLFSWTRIIAVYAKYECIGECVDMFLKMQASGISLDGMVISCVLSGLGNAMMISEAKTFHGFILRRNYNEDHMVGNALLAMYCKLKLLSLAEKIFNGVNGQNTEAWNVMAIGYWKAGLEAKCINLFREMQYLGIEYDINSLISVISSCSWLEKFHLGKSLHCHIIKNLMIGNVSVANSLIDMYGRSMNLTLSWRVFCMMTDKDVVTWNTMMTSYSSCGKIVEAFGLFDEMRAESYKPNIATLVILLSASSQVSSLEKGEKVHQYIKEVGFGKNTLLDTALTDMYAKCGQLTKSREIFDSMEKKDIVSWNVLISGYAMYGEANYAIEMFKKMEQTEIKPNELTFLAVLSACTHAGLVEEGKFIFSRMKDYSLMPTLKHYSCMVDLLGRSGNLDDAETLVLSMPIAPDAAIWGSLLSSCKLHSQVEKGIRIAKHAIESDPENDGYYIAISDLYSSVGMWEEVEIVRKIMKNRKVRKEVGWSTV, from the coding sequence ATGTTCAGAAATAAACTACAAAATCTTCACCATAAAATCAACACATTCCTCTCCATTAATGGCTCTTCTTCTTCAGACCTCAAATCCCTTCTTCAATCCCACGCCTTCGTAATCACAACTGGCCATACCCACAACGTTTACATAGCAGCAAAGCTAATCTCTCTTTACGCTTCGAACAAAAACCTCATTTCTTCAAGAAAAGTGTTTGATTTCATCACTTTTAAAGACCCTTTTCTTTGGAATTCGATTATCAAAGCTTATTTCTCTAATGGGAAATACACAGAATCGCTTGAGTTTTACTCCAGTATGCGGGGTTTTAACGCTCTGCCTAACCAGTTTACGATACCGATGGTTGTTTCTGCTTGTGCGGAACTTGTGTTGGTTGAAATTGGGAGGGAGATTCATGGGTTGGTGTTAAAATTGAAtctttttgataataattgtGCTGCTGGAGCTTCGTTGGTATATATGTACTCGAAATGTGGGGTTATGGAGTATGCGTCTGATGTGTTTGATGAAATTCCTGTTAGAGATGTAGTTTCTTGGACTGCAATTATTAAAGGGTATGTAGAGAATGGGGAGAGTAGTAAAGGGTTGGAGTATTTTTGTTTGATGTGTAAGAATGGAGAAGGTGAGGTGAGGCCGAATTTTCGGACGTTGGAGGGTGGATTTCAAGCTTGTGGGAACTTGGGTGCATTGGTAGAAGGTAAGTGTTTTCATGGGTTGGCAATGAAATCTGGTTTTGGTTGTTATCAAGTTGTTCAGTCTTCTGTTTTGTCAATGTACTCAAAATGTGGTTCGGTTGAAGAAACATGTCGTTCATTTTGTGAGGTTGATGAGAAGGATTTGTTTTCCTGGACGCGAATAATTGCCGTTTATGCAAAATATGAGTGTATAGGTGAATGTGTTGATATGTTCTTGAAAATGCAGGCTAGTGGGATATCCCTAGATGGGATGGTAATAAGTTGTGTGCTTTCTGGTCTAGGTAATGCCATGATGATTTCTGAAGCTAAGACTTTCCATGGATTCATCTTGAGAAGAAACTATAATGAGGATCACATGGTTGGTAATGCATTACTGGCCATGTATTGTAAGCTTAAACTCTTGAGTTTGGCAGAAAAGATATTTAATGGAGTGAATGGACAAAACACAGAGGCTTGGAACGTGATGGCGATTGGCTATTGGAAGGCAGGATTAGAAGCCAAGTGCATCAATTTATTCAGAGAGATGCAATACTTGGGAATCGAATATGATATCAACAGCTTGATATCTGTAATTTCTTCTTGCTCCTGGTTGGAAAAATTCCATTTAGGTAAATCTCTGCATTGTCATATTATAAAAAATCTGATGATTGGAAATGTTTCTGTTGCCAATTCTCTAATTGATATGTATGGAAGAAGCATGAATCTAACTTTATCATGGAGAGTCTTTTGTATGATGACTGATAAGGATGTTGTTACGTGGAACACGATGATGACTTCCTATAGTAGTTGTGGAAAAATCGTGGAGGCCTTTGGTCTTTTTGATGAAATGAGAGCAGAAAGCTACAAGCCTAATATTGCAACACTGGTGATTTTGCTCTCTGCTTCTTCTCAAGTATCTTCCCTGGAGAAAGGAGAGAAAGTTCATCAATACATCAAGGAAGTTGGGTTCGGAAAGAATACTTTGCTTGATACTGCATTGACTGATATGTACGCAAAATGTGGACAGCTAACAAAGTCcagagaaatatttgattcaATGGAAAAGAAAGATATTGTTTCTTGGAACGTACTGATCTCAGGCTATGCTATGTATGGAGAAGCAAATTATGCTATAGAAATGTTCAAAAAAATGGAACAGACGGAAATTAAGCCAAATGAACTGACTTTTCTTGCTGTGCTCTCGGCGTGTACTCATGCAGGGTTGGTTGAAGAAGGAAAGTTCATATTTAGCAGAATGAAAGATTATTCCTTGATGCCCACACTGAAGCATTATTCTTGTATGGTTGATCTTCTAGGTCGTTCTGGTAATCTGGATGATGCGGAAACTTTGGTTTTGTCCATGCCAATTGCTCCCGATGCAGCTATCTGGGGTTCTTTACTAAGTTCTTGTAAACTTCACAGCCAGGTTGAGAAGGGTATAAGAATTGCAAAACATGCTATTGAATCTGACCCGGAAAATGATGGGTACTATATAGCAATCTCAGACCTATATAGTTCTGTAGGAATGTGGGAAGAGGTAGAAATTGTAAGGAAAATAATGAAGAACAGGAAAGTGAGGAAAGAAGTTGGCTGGAGTACAGTATAA